A window of the Podarcis raffonei isolate rPodRaf1 chromosome 4, rPodRaf1.pri, whole genome shotgun sequence genome harbors these coding sequences:
- the ATP6AP2 gene encoding renin receptor, with the protein MGVPLALWLVSALVAGISANEFSVLRYPESIVFHEGSWPIPGERIPDVAALSMGFSIEEDLSWPGLAVGDLFRRPRATVLVTVTGIDKLMLPKNGISYPVENAVPFSLDGVANAIHTLFSEETPVVVQLAPSEERVYMVGKANSVFEDLSVTLRQLRNRLFQENSILASLPLNSLSRNNEVDLLFLSELQVLHDITSLLSRHKHLAKDHSPDLYSLELSGLEEIGKRYGEDSQQFKDASQILADSLQKFADEMYNLYGGNAVVEVVTVKTFDTPFVRKSRSILQSTQPKDENPYNLGYEYNFNYAVVFNIVFWMMIALTIAVIVISYNLWNMDPGYDSIIYRMTNQKIRMD; encoded by the exons ATGGGGGTCCCGTTGGCTCTTTGGCTGGTGTCAGCCCTTGTGGCAG GTATTTCTGCCAATGAGTTCAGTGTATTAAGATATCCTGAATCCATTGTTTTCCATGAAGGAAGTTGGCCAATACCCGGCGAGCGAATTCCAGATGTGGCAGCGCTTTCCATGGGCTTCTCTATTGAGGAA GATCTCTCTTGGCCGGGGCTAGCAGTTGGAGATCTCTTCCGGCGTCCTCGAGCTACAGTTCTAGTCACAGTGACAGGGATAGACAAACTAATGTTGCCTAAAAACGGCATATCTTACCCAGTTGAGAAT GCGGTTCCTTTTAGCTTGGATGGTGTTGCGAATGCAATTCACACCTTATTTTCTGAAGAAACCCCTGTCGTGGTACAGCTAGCTCCTAGCGAAGAG AGAGTGTACATGGTGGGAAAGGCCAACTCTGTATTTGAGGATCTTTCTGTCACACTGCGGCAGCTTCGGAACAGATTGTTCCAGGAAAATTCCATCCTAGCTTCCCTTCCTCTCAACTCACTGAGCAGAAACAATGAG GTTGAcctgctcttcctgtcagaattGCAAGTTTTGCATGATATCACAAGCTTG CTATCCAGGCACAAACATCTGGCCAAAGATCATTCACCAGATCTATATTCTCTAGAGCTTTCTGGGTTGGAAGAAATTGGCAAACGTTATGGGGAAGATTCACAACAATTCAAGGATGCCTCTCAGATTCTTGCAGACTCCTTACAAAAG TTTGCAGACGAGATGTACAACCTCTATGGTGGGAATGCAGTGGTTGAGGTAGTGACCGTGAAGACATTTGACACGCCCTTTGTGAGGAAGTCACGATCCATTCTGCAGTCTACACAG cCCAAAGATGAAAATCCATATAATTTAGGATATGAATACAACTTTAACTATGCTGTGGTCTTCAACATAGTCTTCTGGATGATGATAGCCCTTACCATAGCTGTTATAGTCATCTCCTACAACCTCTGGAATATGGATCCAGGCTACGACAGCATCATTTATAGGATGACGAACCAGAAGATTAGGATGGATTAA
- the C4HXorf38 gene encoding uncharacterized protein CXorf38 homolog isoform X3 encodes MPHGKADICGPDKCDASALLNLFNFCDHFSNIDQKKVREVIKCRNELMHSSDMKVSSSWLKEFGNHVQNLLTEFQHIPEAQMARTRIEKLLSSDWAVHVPGGDQLDGLEGEMNRSQISEIEAELIKERLHEIRLLVEEQAMMSEEDLNRIQIVKDFLNGNHDLQRSLQAEMQNLEDLVQKLDGQKQSMKETQEVNDEETDEDCHLEKRKRTI; translated from the exons ATGCCTCATGGGAAAGCAGACATTTGTGGTCCAGACAAATGTGATGCATCTGCACTCTTAAACCTTTTCAACTTCTGCGATCACTTCAGTAACATCGATCAGAAGAAAGTCAGAGAG GTGATTAAGTGCCGCAATGAACTAATGCATTCTTCAGATATGAAAGTCTCTTCTTCCTGGCTGAAAGAATTTGGGAATCATGTTCAGAACTTGCTAACTGAATTTCAACACATTCCAGAGGCCCAGATGGCTCGTACAAGGATAGAAAAG CTTCTGTCATCTGATTGGGCTGTGCATGTACCAGGGGGAGATCAGCTTGATGGATTGGAGGGTGAAATGAATCGAAGCCAGATCAGTGAAATAGAAGCAGAACTGATAAAAGAGAGACTTCATGAAATCCGTCTTCTCGTGGAAGAACAAGCAATGATGTCAGAAGAG GATTTAAACAGAATACAAATTGTAAAGGATTTCTTAAATGGCAACCATGATCTTCAAAGAAGTTTGCAGGCTGAAATGCAGAACCTAGAAGACCTTGTGCAAAAATTGGACGGCCAAAAACAATCCATGAAAGAAACCCAGGAAGTGAACGATGAGGAGACAGATGAAG ATTGTCATTTAGAAAAAAGGAAGCGTACGATATGA